The window CGGTGTAGGCCAGCGCCCTGCCCCTCTTCTCCATCCTCTTGTACTCCGTCACCAGCGCGGCGGTCTCGTGCTCGAGCATGCGCTCCCTGGGCACGCGCACGCTCTGGAAATAGGCGAGCAGATTGGCGAAGTCCTTCTCGTGATAGCACTTGCGCTTGTGGTTGATGATCTTGGAGCCGAAGAAGCCGAGCGCTTCATGGAGTATGTTGGCGTAGAACGCGTCCACCACCTCGCGCGGCTTCTCCTCGCCTGAGCAGAGGCTCTTCACAAAGTGGGCCGCCTCCTCGGCCGCATGGTTGAGCGAAAGGTTCGCGAGATAAACGAACTTAGTGCGGGCGATGTAGTAGCTCTCGCTCGCGAGTATCTGGCGTTTGATCGTCGCAAGCTCCCCCTTCGAAAACCTCTCGCTCTCGCGCAGTTTCTTGAGAAACGACAGGTCGCCGCAGGTGAAGACCTCGACCTCATCGCGCTCCTTGCCCAGCGCGATCCTTAAGAATTCGCAGATGCGGTCCGCGATCTCCAGGAAGCTCGACTTCGCGTCCGCGTAGTCGATCTCCCCCTCCTCGTGCTCCAGCCAGTTGAGGTACGAACGCTGACAGACCACGGGCGGGGTGTGCATGCGGCAGTAGTCGCCGCCTGAGAGCCTCACCACCTCTACGCTGTCGTCCTGCCCCATCTCGGCCAGCCTCCAGTAGATGGACTCGCTGTTCTCGTAGAGCGCCAGGTGCCGTTTTTTGAGGCCCGCCTTCTTGAGCTCGCGCTTGAGGTCGGCCGGCAGGTGCTGGGGCGCTATGTGCAGATCGCCGATCAAGACGAAGAGCCGCTTGTCCGGATTGACCCGCATGATGCGGGCCAGAACCCTGGCGGACGCAGCATCGCGGGTGCGCACGTCCGAGTCGGACGCGGCAGCGTCGATCGCGTACATGCGAATGCCGTGGTAGCGGCAGAAATCGAAGAGCGGCTTGAAGTTGTCCCACAGGTCGAAGACCCAATGCTCCTGCAGCTTGATCTTGCGGAGGAAGGTGGACTCGCTGATGCGGCCGTCGAGATACCTATCGAGCGCATCCTGGTGCCTCTTGTGCAGGAGTTCCAGACCGAGCACGAAGCGCTTGTCGCGCTTCACCACCGCCTTGAGCACGCGCAGGAAAGAACGCTGGGACTGATTGCAGGTGTGATAATCGCCCACGTAGATCACGTCCGAGGCTAGCGCCGCTTCGATCATCTCCTCGTGGTCGACCGGCTTCTCATAGCCCTTCACCGCGCGGCGATAGGCCTTCTCATAGGCGGCAAAACCCGGCTCCTTCACGAGGATCGAGTGATCTATGACCTCCCTGTTCCATCGCCAGAGTTTTTTCTGGAGATCGAGCAGCTCTGCGCGTGGAGATTTGGGCATGGCATTTTTTAACACATTCTAATCGGCTGAAAAACCAAAAAAGCGGTCAAAGTCCAGCTTGAGGGATGCGGCGAGGAGATAGTTGTTCCCGTGCGCGTTCTGCTGATAGTGGAGATTGCCCACGCGCTCGTAGCCTCCGGTCAGATGAAGGGTAGCGCTTGGCTTAAGCCTCCAGTCCAGATCCACGAGCCCCCTCCAGCGCTGCTCCGTGGGTCCGCTGGCTGTCTTGACGATCGGCCCTGCGGTCCCGTCAGGGTTCTGTTGCTCCCTGTACCTGTTAGACTGTCGGTAGTCCCAGCCGAACGTGAGCCCGGCCCAGAGCTTCGGCGAAATCGTCTTCCGAAGAAGCGCGTGCACGGATTGCCCGTCCGGACCCGTGTCGGAGCCGATCAGCCTCTGGTTCAGGGTCCAACCATCCGTGTACATGTCGTGCCGATACTGCAGCGGATTGATCGTAGTGAATTCGATTCTCAAGTCCATGGAGCCCGACGGATCCAGGGCAGGCAGATACACGCCCGCTAGATAGGAGCAACCCTGCGTGAGAGTTTTCTTGATCGACTTCCAGTAGTCCTCGATCGCCATGTTGGCGTACATCTCCAGGCCGCGCAGCTGCGGAATCCTGACGAGCAGATCGATCTCAAACTGGTGGTTGGCCTTGTTCGGTGAATCCGTATCCGTGCCTGCCGGCCTGAACCCGAAGAACTCTCCTATTATGTCCACGGCGGATAGTGAGGGAGCCCCCTCTCCGCCCATCTGGACCGCATGGCCAAACCCGAGCTCCACATACTTGGCCGGCGCAAGATCCAGCTTGTATCCCGCCATCCATGCCCGTTTCATGTCATAGCCCGGCCCGAAGTTCGCGCCATAGAGCGTATAGCGCCACCTGCCGAGATACTTGAATATCCACGGCAGCCTCGCGGCCTCCGGGTTCGTGATCCAGACGCCGTCGAGCGGCCTCGGGTTCGTGGAAAAAAGCAGGCTCCCGCACTCGCCCGGTCCCCAGATCATCGAATCGCGGCCGGCCTTTATCGAGAAATTGCCCGCCCTGAAGGTGGCGTACCCGTTCTGCAGGTACGCGTGTCCCTGCAAGTCGTCGTTCAGACGCATCATGTCCGCCTCGAAGCGAGGGCTGACATAGGCTGAAAAATATCTGCCCAGTTCGAAGCGTCCCACGGCCTCAACCGCAAAGAGCCCGCCGTCGATCGGGTGTCTTCCGAGATTGTAGTCAGCCAGGGGGTTGACCCAGGCGTCGATGGAACCGCGCCCGTTGTTCGGAGGTATCTGCGTAGGCGGGCTGTCGAGGTAGGCGGCGTCGAATATGACCTTTTCCAGGGGGTGTATGCGATAGCGCATGCGCTCACCGGAGGCGGCGCCCATATCCACGAGCTCGTCGCGGAACTCCTCCTTGAACCTGTCCAGCACTATGTTTATCTCGCGCCTCTT is drawn from bacterium and contains these coding sequences:
- a CDS encoding ChaN family lipoprotein; protein product: MPKSPRAELLDLQKKLWRWNREVIDHSILVKEPGFAAYEKAYRRAVKGYEKPVDHEEMIEAALASDVIYVGDYHTCNQSQRSFLRVLKAVVKRDKRFVLGLELLHKRHQDALDRYLDGRISESTFLRKIKLQEHWVFDLWDNFKPLFDFCRYHGIRMYAIDAAASDSDVRTRDAASARVLARIMRVNPDKRLFVLIGDLHIAPQHLPADLKRELKKAGLKKRHLALYENSESIYWRLAEMGQDDSVEVVRLSGGDYCRMHTPPVVCQRSYLNWLEHEEGEIDYADAKSSFLEIADRICEFLRIALGKERDEVEVFTCGDLSFLKKLRESERFSKGELATIKRQILASESYYIARTKFVYLANLSLNHAAEEAAHFVKSLCSGEEKPREVVDAFYANILHEALGFFGSKIINHKRKCYHEKDFANLLAYFQSVRVPRERMLEHETAALVTEYKRMEKRGRALAYTEIFRSRMDLFLAVTHALGYILGDRLYYGLLGGKIGKPEIKNLFCDPWEDEGAPVEAYMKIFNKVRGVRIPKRM
- a CDS encoding capsule assembly Wzi family protein, which gives rise to MRRLAALILALSLICAASSALCADRWRSSSEVPPDSSLYRDLDKLVAFGLVEPPVRGQRTHPRWEFARMTAEAIEALKKNDEELGQAEGFDEFVRRRAKRREINIVLDRFKEEFRDELVDMGAASGERMRYRIHPLEKVIFDAAYLDSPPTQIPPNNGRGSIDAWVNPLADYNLGRHPIDGGLFAVEAVGRFELGRYFSAYVSPRFEADMMRLNDDLQGHAYLQNGYATFRAGNFSIKAGRDSMIWGPGECGSLLFSTNPRPLDGVWITNPEAARLPWIFKYLGRWRYTLYGANFGPGYDMKRAWMAGYKLDLAPAKYVELGFGHAVQMGGEGAPSLSAVDIIGEFFGFRPAGTDTDSPNKANHQFEIDLLVRIPQLRGLEMYANMAIEDYWKSIKKTLTQGCSYLAGVYLPALDPSGSMDLRIEFTTINPLQYRHDMYTDGWTLNQRLIGSDTGPDGQSVHALLRKTISPKLWAGLTFGWDYRQSNRYREQQNPDGTAGPIVKTASGPTEQRWRGLVDLDWRLKPSATLHLTGGYERVGNLHYQQNAHGNNYLLAASLKLDFDRFFGFSAD